The Enterobacter asburiae sequence GATGATGCCGCCGAGGGCCACGCTCAGGTTGGGGTTGATCCCATGGCCGTTAAATCCGGTAGTGGCGATGACAACGCCGACAAAGGCGGCGCTGGATCCGAGGTAGCTGGGCACGCGCCCGCCGGTGACGAAAAAGAACAGCAGCGTGCCGATACCCGACATCAGAATAGAGAGGTTGGGGTCCAGCCCCATCAGCATTGGCATCAGTACCGTGGCGCCAAACATGGCGACCGCATGCTGAACGCCCATCACCATCGTCTGCCCGAGCGGGAGGCGTTCATCCGGCGCGACCACGCCTGCTTCTGTGGAGGTCGATTTCAACTGCCAGTGGGGAAATCCGAACATGGTCTGTCTCCTTAGAGCGGGTTAACAGGCGGGTCGCATAAGCGCGTGGTAGCCACGGTCAAACCACACCAGCCCTTGCGGCGCGGGGTGGCGAACAATCGAAACAATGTCGCAAAACAGAATGTCGTGGGTGCCGACGCTCACCACCTGGCTGATGCGGCAGTCAAACGAGGCCAGCGCATCCTCCAGGCGCGGGCAGCCCGTGTCGCCCGTCTGCCAGCGGGCAGCGGCAAAGCGTTCCTCCATCGGCGTTTTCCCGCCAAACAGATTGGACAGCGGCTCCTGCCCGGCGCGCAGGGTATTCACGCACAGGGTGCGGTTTTCGCTAAACGTTGGCCAGACGGACGCGCCGCGGTTCAGGCACACCAGCAGGGTGGGCGGTGAATCCGTGACGCTGCACACCGCGCTGGCGGTGAAGCCTGCTATCCCCGCCGCGCCGTCGGTGGTGATGATGTTGACCGCCGCGCCAACGCAGGCCATGGCGTCGCGAAAGGTTTGTTTATCCAGTGTCATCACGATCGCTCCTTACGCCAGTCCGCAGGCATCGTCGAAGGCCAGGCGCGGCAGGCGCCCGTAGAGTTTGCGGGTATCGCCGTAGCCAATGTTGATCAGCAGATTGCTTTTAAGCGTTGTGCCGGTGAAAAAGGCCTCGTCAACCTTTTGGCGGTCAAAGCCCGACATCGGGCCGGTGTCCAGCCCCAGGGCGCGACAGGCGAAAATCAGGTAGGCGGCCTGCATTGAGCTGTTGCGAAAGGCGGTCTCTTCCGACAGCGCGTGGCTTGCGGTAAACCAGCTTCTGGCATCGCCGTGCGGGAACAGTTCAGGCAGGCGCTCGTAGAATTCACCGTCCCAGGCGACAATTGCCGTAACCGGGGCGGTGAGCGTTTTCTCCAGGTTGCCGCTGGAGAGCGCCGGGCGCAGCTTCTCTTTTCCCTCTGCGCTTCGCACAAACACAATCCGTGCCGGGGAGCAGTTGGCGGAGGTTGGCCCCCATTTCATCAGGTGGTAGATCTCGCGCAGCGTCTCGTCGCTGACCGGAATATCCAGCCAGCCGTTGTGGGTGCGGGCGCTGGTAAACAGGGTTTCCAGCGCAGCGGGCGTAATGGCTTCGCTCATCAAGGCTCCTTATAAAGCGGGTTCAGGGCTGTGCAGCAGGCTGGCAAGCCCGTTCAGCAGCAGGGTGTTAAAGGTGTCCGGCTCGGTAACGTTGCAGGCATGCCCGCCCTGGCGCATTACCGCGCTGCGGCTGTGCGGGATCGCCGCCTGCAGCTCGGACGAGCAGACAGAGGGCACCAGCATGTCGTCGGCGGAACAGATGATCTGTACCGGGCAGCGGATCCGCGCGGCATGGCGGCTGAAGTCGGCCTTTTTCAGGGCGCTGAGCCTGTGCAGCAGGTTGGCTTTGCCCTGGAAATGGGCCAGCGCCAGCGCTTCTTCTGCCTCCAGGCGTGGCGCGCGGGCCGCCATCCAGT is a genomic window containing:
- the rutF gene encoding pyrimidine utilization flavin reductase protein F, with product MMTLDKQTFRDAMACVGAAVNIITTDGAAGIAGFTASAVCSVTDSPPTLLVCLNRGASVWPTFSENRTLCVNTLRAGQEPLSNLFGGKTPMEERFAAARWQTGDTGCPRLEDALASFDCRISQVVSVGTHDILFCDIVSIVRHPAPQGLVWFDRGYHALMRPAC
- a CDS encoding malonic semialdehyde reductase, which gives rise to MSEAITPAALETLFTSARTHNGWLDIPVSDETLREIYHLMKWGPTSANCSPARIVFVRSAEGKEKLRPALSSGNLEKTLTAPVTAIVAWDGEFYERLPELFPHGDARSWFTASHALSEETAFRNSSMQAAYLIFACRALGLDTGPMSGFDRQKVDEAFFTGTTLKSNLLINIGYGDTRKLYGRLPRLAFDDACGLA